The nucleotide sequence AATCAAGTGGAAGATAATATACAGTCACTGATTTATCCACAGTTGGGTTTTAAAATTACTGATCAACCGGGTCCACAATCCGTATCTAACCGTGAACTAATTGGTCGTGCTTACTTGTTTGATACGGCACCATCACCAAAACAGCTAATTTTTTTAACGACCAAAGGATcatatcaaattgatgtaCTCAATCCTCAggaaaacaattttaaTAATTCATTACTTCATAATGGTATGATTGATTCATTACCAGTAGACACTTTTAATGTTGTAGAGGACTACAAATATTTACAATCACACAAACCAGAGACTCACCAACAACTACAGCAACCACAGCAAAATGGTGACTCATCCCGCCATGAATTATCCATCCCACAATCTAATTTCCTTAATGATCCTGAAGCGGCTATCAATTCCATGAAGCGCAAACAGCAGGAAACTCAATTATCCCTAATGGAGCAGGACTATCTCGATTCCATTACATTCAGTTACAATTGTAACAACCCACCGAAGTATTTCTATGAAGCAAAATTACTCAAATCGACCCCTGATGATTGGCAAGGTGAACATTACGATTGGCGATTCTTTCAAGGAATCACATTAGACTCGCCCGAAAATGCCATAATCCTACATCGATTAATTAAAAATTATCTCAATTTTGCACGTATTCATGGAATCACCACTTGGATTGCTCATGGTTCATTACTTGCTTGGTATTGGAATGGAATAGCATTTCCATGGGATGGTGATATTGATGTTCAAGTTCCTGTTTCAGAATTGTATAAATTGGGTCAATATTATAATCAAACTTtaatcattgaaaatgccGTTGGTTCAAAGGGGGATTTTGATGGATTTGGTAGGTATTTCATGGATATTGGATCAAGTATAACTCATCGTACTAGAGGAAATGGGAACAACGCCATTGATGGGAGGtttattgatgttgatacTGGGTTATACATTGATATCACTGGATTAGCTTTGACTGATGCTCCATCACCCGACAGATATGATTTAATTGCTCCGTTATTGGATAAAGAACAGCAAGTTGTATTAGGTAATGCTAAAACTGTTCAAGAGGATGGTTCAATTAAAAAGAATTATTCAGTAATTAACCTGGAGTTACAATTGTACAATTGTCGAAATCATCATTTTACATCATATCAAGAGTTATCACCATTGATCACATCCACCTCGGAAAATCAAATCGCCTTAGTCCCCAAGAATTtcatgatgattttgaatgatgaatataataTCAATGCCCTTTCAAGAAAACAACATCGGAAATTCACCtatttaaacaatttaaGAATTTGGTTCACGACAAAGACTATAAAACAATACGCCAAGAtggaaaatattgattcaGAAGGATACGATTTCACATCTTTGAAACAACTCAATTCATTAACCAAAACTGATCATTTACAATTATTGGCTCAAAATGTCAAGCTATTACAAGAATGGGAATTAACGaaaaattttacaaatttgCATCAACGAGAAATGGAATTAATTTATGACGGAAATATCGATAAAGCTGGcgaattgattgaagcAAATGTTGTGAACGGTGGAGGAATTGGTAAGTCTTTACGGGCGGATTATTTTATGCATAAGTTGATGACCGGTGGAAGACACTAAAAGAATTTTGTAGCATTATATAACTAATATATTAATAAAAGTAATAATAGTAAGAAGGTATACAATTTGATAAGGTTTTGCGAGCTTACAAAGTGTATCCAGTGTATCAACAACTCtattaaaaataaataaatcaaCACTCGCCATTCAAACACCCCTATTATAAACCCCACTACAACTTAGCACCACCATTCAGTTGTAATTTCTTCTCATCATCCCCACCTAAACTCAATTTCCCTTGACATTTTTCATGCAATTGACgtgatttttcaacaaccttTTTAGGTATAAATCCATACATTTCTTGAACAGCAGTTGCAATCAAAGTCCCATCATTTTCCAAGGTATAGAAATTAATAATTGCTAGGACTCGATTATTTCCCATTGATATAAATTGAGTTTCCAAATAAAGCCAATCTGACGCATCGGTAGAATCTCCTTCCTTGGAACTTGTGGAGCGTTTGCcgatttggaaatttgaatcatGGAAATATAACGTATGATCTAAACTTACATTTGCGGCATCAGTAGTCCCCAATGGTAATCCCAATGCTTTGATCCATGTCGCGGCCCAAAATGCATCACTAGCATACGTTAGAGCCAAATACTTACGGCGCATCAATTCACTCGACGAAGGAGGATGCATAGCACTAGATCCACTTCCTGGTATATTTGCAgttaaatcatcattgattcTAACAAAAAAACCACgttcttcatcaccagtagttgccaaattgaaatctttaCTAGATTGGAAAAATTCCTTGGGTATGCCATGAGTCAAATGACCACTATAATACATTGTTCTTACATCTAATGCGTGTAAATTATCTCGATATTGGTAAAACATAGGACCTGGGTGTCGTTTAAACACTACGGGCCAACTCTTGGGGGTTTCACCAGACGCAACTTGTTTCTCAAATTGTACTTGCTTATGAATTATATCGTTATCTTTTGTGAATGATACTTGAATCGTGACTACCAATACATCATTATGTGACTGATACCCTAAGACGCACCGATTGGCGAAATTCCGTGAATCACTAACTTTAATAACTTCCCATCGCATAAGACTCTCAGTTGAACCAGCTTTAACGAAATATGCATGTAATGAATGTGGTTGGAACGAGGACCCATCTGCATTGGATCTAGAGAGGACTGATTGCCAGGCAGCGTTTAAGCCTTGACAGATGAGATCTCCTCCGTATGTACCTCGCGATGTAGGACTCCATGGTTCAAGGACATAACGGCCTTCGTATATTTCTGTAGATGGGCCAGAGTTGGAATTGGAGTTGGAATTGGAGTCGTTATCTTGTGGGGAGATGAGTTTGACGGATGCTTTGGTTGCGATTCGGGAGATTGGTGGGGTGGTTTCGTATACTTCTTTTTGTAGGATGTCCATTGTTGGGTAGGATGATAAAGGAGATGTAATCGAAGAAGGTGTATATTAATTTcgatattttgaaattaacgagaaaaaaatttgggGAAATAACCGAGGTAAAAGATAAGATTTAAGAAAAGAGAAgccaataatttttcaaaccagAGGGGTAATGTCACATTTCTAGCAGTTAGACAGTTACCTGTCTTTTAATAACGTCGCTTAAAAACATTATTGACTCAATAGGAATCGCACACTACTTGAGATGATAAAGTAAGCTCTCAAAAAGCTTTCATGAGTGTAGAACTGATTAAATTAGATTACAGTTTCACCTGTGTGATCTAAattataatttttttcaaaaaagacGGGAATTAATCAGACATTAAGTTTATGAAGCATAGTCAAAGGCTAAATTTTATACTTCTTACGAGCAGTTGGTGTAGTAGACTCATTGAGCACGGTATTTATGGGGGTTCAAACGCATTCGTCATTTTTTTGCGCTGGAATGTTTGCAAAAGGACTGGTTTAATATTTCACAAGACTTTTAAATTCCAAGGTGTCACTGGATAGGTGGTGGAGATGTTGGAAATGGCGAACTTTTTAAGTGATCTGTAAATCCAATGTTTTCAGCTTTACCCTACCACAAAGGACAAATAGGGGTTTGCAATCATTTCTTCCTTTCCTTTCAACTTAGAACAATTGATTACATACGCCCATCTTTTGACCGCTGGCCCACTCAAAGGCTTCCATTACCGCCCAACCCTTTCGCAGCCGAATTTCTCCCCCCTCTTTTTTGTATGTACAGCCACATTatgaaatattgaaaacaatagtTGAAATCTATTGTTCGTTCATTTCTGTTTCGGCTCTGAGATGTTTGAATTTCAGGTACAGCCTGAACAGGGACAAATGGAGTATTGTGAAAATAAAGGTTGCACCTGAGTCGTGGAAAGAAAATACTCTATTTCCTTACAATTGATGTGAAAGAGTACTAAAGTTGCTTCGCATTAGGCTTGAGTTGTCATAATTGCTGCAAGAATTGTTGACTGCGCTTCCATAAACATTCTCGACTTATATCTTTGATGTGGCTGTGGCGAAGCTTAAACACTAATTTTAAGGGCTATTTTGAGAAAGAATTTGCGCAAGCTTTCAAAACCAGTACACAATCCCATACACCGACAAGAATATAATTGTTCATAACACGttatttgaatttgcttAGCTTAAGAATGAAAAATAGTGGCTGTACGATAACAAAATATTACATCATAAGTGAAAGTGGACCATGTTTCCCTACCATATTAATAGCTACAGTAATCCTTTTGTGTATCAACCAGACTAAAACGTTATACCACTCGTTCTTTCGATCCTCAATCTGTCATCCAgggctgttgttgttgtaccTTTATCAGCAGATTATGATGTAATTGACCTTTTTACATTGTTGCATTTGTGTAATGTACCTAACGTTCCGGAAAAGgcaaatcaaacaacaaaaaaagaaatgagaGAGGGATGAGCTTATTTACTAAGAACTCTAGGCTCTTCGTCTTGAAGGTGGCTGTGGGTTATTCAAACAGCCCCTATTCTTGTCCAATATGACTACATTGACACGATCAGTCTGCACTTACCAAGATCTTGTCTTTGATCTTTCTTAATGCCGTTCTTCGGCCGTTTcttattttttgttttctaaAATGAATGAGAGAGATTTTCTTTCTAAAAATTTTCGTAAAATTTCTTGGCCGGCATTCATTTTAAGATACCCCGATAATTACCATCTCATCCGAAAATACGGAAGCATTATTTGAACGAACTACCTTGTAATTTCAGGCTATCCATCAACACATATCTCAGTCAGCCTTGGCTTTGCTCCTCAGAGTTCTCTGTTGTAGTCACAAAACTCCAAAAGTTAAGAAAACCAAAGAGGAGAACTACTGAATGCTGCTTTTCTTATATGGCTTGTGTGGTTTGCGTCATCGTTTTCACAACAACTCAAGAGACTTCCTTTACTGAGACAAAGTAGatgaaacaaaaccaaactCCTCCACAACATTGTAAAACAAAGCAGCAATctgaaataaaaaaaaaagttctTTGAAACATCGTTCTGTAAAGAGTGTTGCTTTTCTGTATTGCTTAGATATCTTTTGTTTGCGGTCACAGAAGAATGCATCATCCAAGCCTCTTAGACAGAGTGGAAACAGATTTACTCGACTTCCCTTGTTTTTAATCTATACACCGTCCCCTCTTTAAACTTGTGTTGAGTGAATGATATTTCTCTCCGTACGACAACTCAGttttgtacttttgtaCAACaatctttctcttttcGAATGAACTTTTGATTATGGTTTCCTCAAATGAGCATTAGCAAAAGCACACATTTCTTTACAAATACATAATGTCACACGAGATAAAATTGCTAAAACCACATACACATACGGCTAAATCTCTATTATTACATTTCAAGAGATAAGCTCTGtgtgtatgtatgtatttTTGTGGGTTATAAGATTAGATgatatgaaattgaaaaagaataataGCAAATGAAATATATtcgttttttttttcggTTATTAAAATTGCTTTCGGTGatgagagaaaaaaaatccTTCTTTATCAAACTCTTGCTACGTCATAGGGAATTCCGGAAAATATAATAAGGAAAAGTGTCGAAACATTTATTGAAGTTGTAGTTTGATCTATTGTAGTTTTTataaaaaatcaattctttttggttgtaCTTTCGATAGACTGTGTGTGGTTCTCTAACTGTGGTTCTATTGATTATACATTATTTGAAATCTGTTATTGTGTAATTTTATAAATTTAATttcttatttttttttttctctttttctttgatcaatCAACGGTTATATCAAtttaatatatatatatatatatctaacaatcaatttccaatataTAATCTTCTCTTATATGAATTTCCTTTttggttcttcttcttcttttttgatttgcTTCCACTTCTTTTGCCAAATCTAGGGTCTTAAACTACACTATCCTAGCCTTATCTTTCATCGAGTTAGACCCACGTTTTTATTTTACTCAAAAATGTCCTTTAGTAGTTtattttcaccaaaaaaATTACTCAATAAAACAAAGGGTTCTTCGGAAAAGAGTTTTACAACCAACGAGAATAACCAGGAAGAACAGCCTTTGAACAACCGCAAATCTCGCCCAACACCCCATGGCTCAACAACATCTTCCGCACCTTCCGTACAATATAGTGGGAATATTGTGTCACCGCAATACAATGCACCGGCATCTCCTgtacaaaattcaaatagAGTCCCACCTCCACAGATTGATACTAGTGGTACTACTACATATACACAACCCTCGCCAGCTGCATTACCTCGTATAAGGTCTCCTTTGTCACAACTGGCcaattttggtgatttcGCTCAAGAACTGAATCAACCCAATTACAATTATCAATACAATAATTCCACAAATGAGAATGCACAACCAATTTTTGCCTTGGCAAATAGTGACAATAGCAGTTCTAGTGCCGATTCTGCGTCtcaaaataaattgttaCCATCCAAAATGAGTGGTCCTAACATTCAAACATCTGAGGTATCATCTATGTATGATCAATACTCATTAAATTCACCAAGTTATTCCCAATTCCCTGGTCAAACATCACCAAGAGTTCGTCATCTGTCGAAATTGTCCGATGCGTTTTCGGACACGACCAGCCTGCCTAGACGCACATTATCAGAAAAAGCTCGGAAAACCCCTTCGTCATTTGTTCGTCAGTCGCgacttttttcaaatgatttgtCCGACATTGATTCTCACCTGTTGAATTCATTAACTGGTCAATCATTGTTGTTACAGAACAGACTGCAAACTGAAAATTTATCACCCGAGTTTCGTCCTATTGTCAATTTACTCAATGCACAAAGGTTGAGATCTTATTGTGTTGGTTCATTTCAAATACCAGCCCGTATGGGTAATGAACAAGCATGGTTTGAAGTGGATTCCAAATTGACGGGAAATGAGTTGGCTATTTGGAGACCACtggatgatgaatatacCATGGAGGATGGAAACGATGAATTTAAACCAAAGtatatcaatttgattgattttagAGTGGAGTTCCTAGGCGATTTACAACTTCGTATTTCACAAGACTACCGTGAAGATTCAAGTGTTCTAATTCGTTTCCATAATGAACTCGATTT is from Candida orthopsilosis Co 90-125, chromosome 1 draft sequence and encodes:
- a CDS encoding Mnn4 protein (S. cerevisiae homolog MNN4 has role in protein N-linked glycosylation, response to stress, O-linked glycosylation), which codes for MAKFHSRRIVVKLFLLLTIAYTILVSLKSIVAKPSLQQYRKLLNQQFTHKYNQIYYNFLASNYDLNNDASFNKQLAIIRQDAIEEDRGNNELWMLNEEITNNLPLTVQIPSYFKEKQLSESTPLVHDFDPRFTFGAYYQYIARTSSESNLVVPFHWSDWVDLSILDKYITNYPKTDLCSTLFDISDKQDLIKGSNMRNVEEYCQFNQVEDNIQSSIYPQLGFKITDQPGPQSVSNRELIGRAYLFDTAPSPKQLIFLTTKGSYQIDVLNPQENNFNNSLLHNGMIDSLPVDTFNVVEDYKYLQSHKPETHQQLQQPQQNGDSSRHELSIPQSNFLNDPEAAINSMKRKQQETQLSLMEQDYLDSITFSYNCNNPPKYFYEAKLLKSTPDDWQGEHYDWRFFQGITLDSPENAIILHRLIKNYLNFARIHGITTWIAHGSLLAWYWNGIAFPWDGDIDVQVPVSELYKLGQYYNQTLIIENAVGSKGDFDGFGRYFMDIGSSITHRTRGNGNNAIDGRFIDVDTGLYIDITGLALTDAPSPDRYDLIAPLLDKEQQVVLGNAKTVQEDGSIKKNYSVINSELQLYNCRNHHFTSYQELSPLITSTSENQIALVPKNFMMILNDEYNINALSRKQHRKFTYLNNLRIWFTTKTIKQYAKMENIDSEGYDFTSLKQLNSLTKTDHLQLLAQNVKLLQEWELTKNFTNLHQREMELIYDGNIDKAGELIEANVVNGGGIGKSLRADYFMHKLMTGGRH